The sequence TGAGAGGCGAATAGCCCCGAAGGGGTGACGTATTATAGCCCAGCAGTTCACTGCTGGGTCAGCCAGGCAAATCCGCCAAGTCCTGTAAGGACGACGCTCATAATCCGGGAACTTTAGATTATTTCTCAACGTATGAGTTGACTGAGGGCAAGCTTGCCTCACACAGGAGGTATGCCGTGCAGCGAATTTTTCTGGCCGTATCCGTTTTCCTGGTTCTGGCTTTGCCCGCGGTCGCGGATGAATGGAAGAAGGACTATGCCATTTCCGCCAAACCAGACGTGCACCTCAGCACCGGGGATGGTTCAGTAGAATTCATCACCTGGGAGCGCAAACAGGTGAGTGTTTCGGTCTTGACCGAAGGCTGGCAAATTAACTCTGATGGCGTGAGGATTGAAGAGCGCCAGGTGGGAGACCGCGTTGACGTGGAAATCCATACCCCACACAACGGCTGGTTTTGCCTGTTTTGCAACCGCTCCATTCACGTAAACATAACCCTCCCGCAGGATGGCAATCTCGATCTTCACACCGGCGATGGTTCCATCAAAGGTTCGCGGCTCCACGGTGCTATGTACCTGAACACCGGCGATGGCTCGATTCACATCGAAGATGCTGACGGCCAGCTTTCGGCGCGCTCCGGCGATGGCGGCATTCACGTGGACGGGCGATTTGACGCTTTGAGAATCGAAACCGGCGACGG is a genomic window of Terriglobales bacterium containing:
- a CDS encoding DUF4097 family beta strand repeat-containing protein — encoded protein: MQRIFLAVSVFLVLALPAVADEWKKDYAISAKPDVHLSTGDGSVEFITWERKQVSVSVLTEGWQINSDGVRIEERQVGDRVDVEIHTPHNGWFCLFCNRSIHVNITLPQDGNLDLHTGDGSIKGSRLHGAMYLNTGDGSIHIEDADGQLSARSGDGGIHVDGRFDALRIETGDGSIHADINRGSKMAGSWYMHSGDGSIDLRLPQDFSANLDARTGDGSIQSDLASLSDADTHRNSLRGKLNGGGPLLELRSGDGSIHLGKN